One Phoenix dactylifera cultivar Barhee BC4 unplaced genomic scaffold, palm_55x_up_171113_PBpolish2nd_filt_p 000026F, whole genome shotgun sequence genomic window carries:
- the LOC103720369 gene encoding putative invertase inhibitor: MAASIALLCFLLILNQSSSLVSASVQETCKTVAERSPNFSYNFCVASLSADPKSGSADTQGLAVIATKLVNANATSTLSTISNLLKKTSDDATKECLGDCSTMYSDLVDMLKDTVSAITSKRYSDAKTYLSAALDVGDNCEQGFAELEVKSPLTKENNDSRELSTLALIITNLLG, translated from the coding sequence ATGGCTGCCTCTATAGCTCTCCTTTGCTTCCTCCTCATCCTCAACCAAAGCTCCTCTCTTGTCAGCGCCTCCGTCCAGGAGACATGCAAGACAGTGGCAGAAAGAAGCCCTAACTTCAGCTACAACTTCTGTGTCGCATCTCTCAGTGCTGATCCCAAAAGCGGCTCAGCTGACACCCAGGGTCTGGCTGTCATCGCCACTAAGTTGGTCAACGCCAATGCCACGAGCACCCTGTCGACGATCTCCAATCTATTGAAGAAGACGAGCGACGATGCAACCAAGGAATGCCTGGGTGATTGTTCAACTATGTATTCTGACTTGGTTGACATGTTGAAAGACACCGTTAGTGCCATCACATCCAAACGCTACTCTGACGCGAAGACTTATCTTAGTGCGGCCTTGGATGTGGGTGATAACTGTGAGCAAGGATTTGCAGAGTTGGAAGTCAAGTCACCATTGACCAAAGAGAATAACGATTCCCGAGAGCTCTCCACTCTTGCCCTGATCATCACCAATCTTCTAGGATGA
- the LOC103720370 gene encoding putative invertase inhibitor, translating into MAASIALLCFLLILNQSSSLVSASVQQTCKTVAERSPNINYNFCVASLSADPKSGSADTQGLAVIATKLAKAKATTTQSTISNLLKKTRDKATKECLSDCSTMYSDLVDTLKDTVRAITSKRYSDAKTYLSAALDVGDDCEHEFAELKVKSPLTKENNDSRELSTLALVITKLLG; encoded by the coding sequence ATGGCTGCTTCTATAGCTCTCCTTTGCTTCCTCCTCATCCTCAACCAAAGCTCCTCTCTTGTCAGTGCCTCCGTCCAGCAGACATGCAAGACTGTGGCAGAAAGAAGCCCTAACATCAACTACAACTTCTGTGTCGCATCTCTCAGTGCTGATCCCAAAAGCGGCTCGGCTGACACCCAGGGTCTGGCTGTCATCGCCACTAAGTTGGCCAAGGCCAAGGCCACGACTACCCAGTCGACGATCTCCAATCTATTGAAGAAGACAAGGGACAAAGCTACCAAGGAATGCCTGAGTGATTGTTCAACTATGTATTCTGACTTGGTCGATACGTTGAAAGACACCGTTCGTGCCATCACATCCAAACGCTACTCTGACGCGAAGACTTATCTTAGTGCGGCCCTGGATGTGGGTGATGACTGTGAGCATGAATTTGCAGAGTTGAAAGTCAAGTCACCATTGACCAAAGAGAATAACGATTCCCGAGAGCTCTCCACTCTTGCTCTGGTCATCACCAAACTTCTAGGATGA